In the Pirellulaceae bacterium genome, one interval contains:
- the nrdR gene encoding transcriptional regulator NrdR, with amino-acid sequence MKCPFCQVDNDRVIDSRASQDGFSIRRRRECAGCKRRYTTYERLEELDLKIVKKDKVRELYDREKIRFGLAKACWKRPVSDEQIMAIVSDVEQGIYDRDENEIGSQEIGELLMQKLRLIDQVAFVRFASVYREFKDVRDFVEELTPMLDSQKSSDREE; translated from the coding sequence ATGAAATGCCCATTCTGTCAGGTTGACAACGACCGAGTGATTGATTCTCGGGCGAGCCAAGACGGTTTTTCCATCCGTCGCCGCCGGGAATGCGCGGGCTGCAAAAGACGCTACACGACCTACGAGCGATTAGAAGAGTTGGATCTTAAAATCGTGAAAAAGGATAAGGTTCGCGAACTGTACGACCGTGAAAAAATCCGTTTTGGTTTAGCCAAGGCTTGCTGGAAACGTCCGGTCAGCGATGAACAGATCATGGCCATCGTGTCGGATGTGGAGCAAGGGATCTACGATCGGGATGAAAATGAGATCGGCAGTCAGGAAATTGGCGAGCTGCTGATGCAGAAATTACGGCTGATCGACCAGGTGGCCTTTGTGCGTTTTGCGAGCGTCTATCGAGAATTTAAAGACGTCCGTGATTTCGTAGAAGAATTAACGCCCATGTTGGATTCACAAAAGTCAAGTGATCGCGAAGAGTGA
- a CDS encoding glycosyltransferase family 4 protein — MSDNQVGHNIGFVGTRFAGTDGVSLEASKWAQILWDHRHVSYWFGGKLDTHPDISMLVPHAYFGNPDIQWINNRVFGKTTREPEVTRRVNALADHLKRTLYDFTRRFDIEILIVQNALCIPMNVPLGVAITSFIAETGFPTIAHHHDFYWERDRFSVNAIGDLLQMSFPPCMPSIQHVTINSEAQRALSHRRGESSVLVPNVLNFENPPSESDEYTKNFREDIGLEPDDIMFLQPTRVVPRKGIEHSISLISALKNPKCKLIVTHQSGDEGDDYLHVLTEMAENHNVDLRFVSERVGDIRGISEDGKKIYDLADSYAQADFITYPSLYEGFGNALIEAFYYRKPVLVNRYSIFVTDIEPMGFQVITMNGYMTRDVVSQVRRVMEDPVYREDIVNHNYELGKRFFSYSVLRRKLRALITNFTGTDDL, encoded by the coding sequence ATGAGCGACAATCAAGTGGGGCATAACATCGGCTTCGTCGGAACACGGTTCGCCGGAACCGACGGCGTTTCCTTGGAAGCTTCGAAATGGGCTCAAATCCTCTGGGACCATCGACATGTCAGCTATTGGTTCGGTGGGAAACTGGACACCCACCCCGACATCAGCATGCTGGTCCCACATGCCTATTTCGGCAACCCAGACATTCAATGGATCAACAATCGTGTGTTTGGAAAGACAACACGTGAACCCGAAGTCACTCGACGAGTCAACGCTTTGGCTGACCATCTCAAACGGACACTCTACGATTTCACGCGGCGGTTCGACATCGAAATCCTGATTGTGCAAAATGCATTATGCATTCCGATGAATGTACCTCTCGGCGTCGCCATTACATCGTTCATTGCGGAAACCGGTTTTCCAACCATCGCCCACCACCACGATTTCTATTGGGAACGGGACCGCTTTTCAGTGAATGCAATCGGCGATTTACTGCAAATGTCATTTCCTCCTTGCATGCCATCGATCCAACACGTCACGATTAATTCCGAAGCCCAACGAGCCTTATCCCACCGCCGCGGCGAATCGTCTGTGCTCGTCCCCAATGTTCTTAACTTCGAAAATCCACCAAGTGAATCGGATGAATACACCAAGAATTTCCGGGAGGACATCGGCCTCGAACCCGATGACATTATGTTCCTGCAACCCACACGCGTGGTACCACGCAAGGGAATCGAACACTCCATCTCTCTCATCTCAGCTTTGAAGAACCCAAAATGCAAATTAATTGTGACTCACCAGTCCGGAGATGAAGGAGACGACTACCTGCATGTCCTTACCGAGATGGCAGAAAATCATAACGTCGACTTACGTTTCGTATCCGAGCGAGTTGGGGACATTCGAGGAATCAGCGAAGACGGTAAAAAAATATACGACCTCGCCGATTCATACGCCCAAGCGGATTTCATCACCTATCCAAGTCTCTACGAAGGGTTTGGAAACGCATTGATCGAGGCCTTTTATTACCGAAAACCCGTCTTGGTGAACCGTTACTCCATTTTTGTCACAGACATCGAACCGATGGGGTTTCAAGTGATCACCATGAACGGCTACATGACCCGTGATGTGGTCTCCCAAGTTCGACGCGTGATGGAGGACCCGGTTTACCGCGAGGACATCGTTAACCATAATTACGAACTCGGGAAACGGTTTTTCAGCTACTCGGTTTTGCGTCGTAAACTTCGCGCCCTGATCACAAACTTCACGGGAACGGACGATCTTTAA
- a CDS encoding HAD family hydrolase, with protein MNDQLLQIIRQRSAPMRPVATEVSPRLKPLAGIRAVLFDIYGTMLISGSGEVGTASEIDLPNAVVETLKELGVGTDQLSKPICLDSIIKRHHERSRAGGNESPEVDILKVWHDTLAELATTDQIPMHPDELDLSRVAVEYETRVNPVWPMPNLENCLDAFRGRVELGIVSNAQFFTPLLFPALMMRSLEDLGFNRNMLYFSYNFGLAKPSDAMFKSAIDQLGKNQISAAETLYVGNDMLNDVATASRTGMKTALFAGDARSLRLREEDPRILGHSPNLVVTDLNQLPTCILCN; from the coding sequence ATGAATGACCAATTGCTTCAAATCATCCGTCAGCGTTCCGCACCAATGCGCCCTGTCGCCACAGAAGTATCGCCACGACTCAAGCCTCTCGCCGGCATCAGAGCGGTTCTTTTTGACATCTATGGGACAATGTTGATAAGCGGCAGTGGTGAAGTGGGAACTGCATCAGAGATCGACTTGCCCAATGCCGTCGTCGAAACGCTGAAGGAACTCGGCGTGGGGACAGACCAACTATCTAAGCCCATCTGCCTGGATTCAATCATAAAACGTCACCACGAACGGTCTCGAGCAGGGGGAAACGAATCTCCTGAAGTTGACATTCTCAAAGTGTGGCACGACACACTGGCCGAACTTGCAACGACTGACCAGATCCCAATGCATCCAGACGAGCTCGACTTATCCCGCGTCGCCGTCGAGTATGAAACACGCGTCAATCCCGTCTGGCCGATGCCTAATCTCGAGAATTGCTTAGATGCTTTCCGCGGGCGAGTCGAATTAGGAATCGTTAGCAATGCCCAGTTTTTCACTCCCCTGCTCTTCCCCGCCCTGATGATGCGGTCCCTGGAAGATTTGGGGTTTAATCGCAACATGTTGTATTTCTCCTACAATTTCGGTCTCGCAAAACCGTCGGACGCGATGTTTAAATCGGCCATCGATCAACTTGGCAAAAACCAGATATCAGCTGCAGAAACGCTCTATGTGGGGAATGATATGCTGAACGATGTTGCAACTGCCTCTCGCACCGGCATGAAAACTGCTCTGTTTGCAGGCGATGCACGAAGCCTGCGTTTACGGGAGGAAGATCCGCGAATCTTGGGCCATTCGCCAAACCTCGTCGTAACCGATTTAAATCAACTACCAACCTGCATTCTCTGCAACTAA
- the moaC gene encoding cyclic pyranopterin monophosphate synthase MoaC, whose protein sequence is MSTFSHFDNDGSTHMVDVGGKPETDRSARAYARIRMDRNTLAMIRDRRAQKGDVLGVARLAAIMAAKRTDELIPLCHSLPITAVSIDFEYESDETLGIMAIVQTKARTGVEMEALTAASVAALTIYDMCKSVDRAMSIEAIRLEEKQGGKSGHYRRIDPTKADKKAT, encoded by the coding sequence ATGTCCACATTTAGTCATTTTGATAACGACGGGTCCACCCACATGGTCGATGTGGGTGGCAAGCCCGAAACCGACCGGTCCGCCCGGGCCTACGCTCGGATCCGTATGGATCGGAACACGCTGGCGATGATCCGCGATCGTCGAGCCCAAAAGGGTGATGTTCTTGGGGTCGCGCGGCTTGCTGCGATCATGGCGGCCAAACGGACGGATGAATTGATTCCCCTCTGTCATTCGCTCCCAATCACCGCAGTGAGCATCGATTTTGAGTACGAATCAGACGAAACCCTGGGAATCATGGCCATTGTGCAAACAAAAGCTCGTACGGGCGTCGAGATGGAGGCATTGACTGCGGCCTCAGTCGCTGCCCTCACCATTTACGATATGTGCAAATCGGTGGATCGAGCGATGAGCATTGAGGCCATTCGGCTGGAAGAGAAGCAAGGCGGCAAAAGCGGCCACTATCGACGAATTGACCCTACAAAAGCTGACAAAAAGGCGACTTAG
- a CDS encoding tetratricopeptide repeat protein, translating into MAEASVQSQSKSTDSASGKSGGSIWILGPQADLALIIGAPVIIFVGIMAAKGIWNAAAISSFIMIWAIGHHLPGMMRAYGDPSLFRRFWVRFTVAPLFLLAICGFTFWTTVNSGVIAIAAVWGWWHYMMQAYGFVRIYDSKVGSFAATTRWLDHGMCLTWFLAAVVLNDNALYEFIENFYSSGFPVPSPTVVSALKSIVSGATAAVTTLFVVNMVVRYRRGERPNPIKPLLMLATFGAFWYSAATVTNIIVAYAFFELFHDVQYLTIVWAFNRSRVAKDRTLTGFTKFLFQPRFWFVILYVFLVFAYGSLKWGSQYVNRVELEKILAAVFLASTLLHYYFDGFIWKLRESSNQSSLNLTTQQRGKRPFAVPIWLRHSVLWMLFVLPLGYLTVSQVQDAIVRSKLPVGTQRQQILEESRKLAECAPHSINANFTLGLAYEANELFDEAASAYQTALKIFPDHIASKTRLRVVTAKASSQPDE; encoded by the coding sequence TTGGCTGAAGCCAGTGTCCAATCTCAGTCAAAATCAACAGACTCCGCTTCGGGAAAGTCGGGCGGCTCGATCTGGATTTTGGGACCTCAAGCTGATTTGGCTCTGATTATTGGTGCCCCGGTCATTATTTTTGTCGGCATCATGGCCGCAAAGGGCATTTGGAACGCTGCGGCAATTTCGTCCTTCATCATGATTTGGGCGATTGGGCACCATCTACCCGGGATGATGCGGGCCTACGGGGACCCGAGCTTGTTTCGACGGTTTTGGGTTCGGTTTACGGTTGCCCCGCTGTTTTTACTTGCCATCTGCGGCTTCACCTTTTGGACAACGGTCAACAGCGGTGTGATTGCGATTGCGGCTGTCTGGGGCTGGTGGCACTATATGATGCAAGCCTACGGTTTCGTGCGAATCTACGATTCTAAGGTGGGATCCTTCGCAGCCACGACCCGCTGGCTCGATCATGGGATGTGCCTGACTTGGTTTCTGGCTGCTGTGGTTCTTAACGACAATGCGCTTTACGAATTCATTGAGAATTTTTATAGCAGTGGATTTCCCGTGCCATCGCCTACTGTCGTTTCGGCGCTCAAATCAATTGTGTCCGGTGCGACTGCGGCGGTCACTACTCTGTTCGTCGTCAACATGGTCGTTCGCTATCGCCGAGGTGAACGACCGAATCCCATCAAACCTTTGTTGATGCTCGCGACCTTCGGCGCGTTCTGGTATTCCGCTGCAACTGTCACGAACATCATTGTCGCCTATGCTTTTTTTGAGCTCTTCCACGACGTCCAGTACTTGACGATCGTTTGGGCCTTCAATCGGAGTCGTGTGGCCAAAGACCGAACCTTGACCGGTTTTACCAAGTTCTTGTTTCAACCGAGGTTTTGGTTTGTGATACTCTATGTGTTCTTGGTGTTTGCTTACGGTTCTCTGAAATGGGGGAGCCAGTATGTGAACCGAGTTGAACTGGAGAAAATACTGGCAGCCGTATTCCTGGCATCCACTCTGCTGCATTATTATTTTGATGGGTTTATTTGGAAGTTGCGTGAGTCGAGTAACCAAAGTTCGTTGAATCTCACAACCCAACAGCGTGGCAAACGTCCCTTCGCGGTTCCGATTTGGTTGAGGCACTCGGTCTTGTGGATGCTCTTTGTATTGCCGTTGGGGTATCTGACGGTTTCACAAGTACAAGACGCGATTGTTCGGAGCAAGCTTCCCGTTGGCACGCAGCGTCAGCAGATCTTGGAAGAAAGTCGCAAGCTTGCGGAATGTGCGCCGCACAGTATCAATGCCAATTTTACCTTGGGCTTGGCCTATGAAGCGAACGAACTCTTTGACGAAGCTGCCAGTGCCTATCAGACAGCTCTGAAGATCTTTCCTGATCACATCGCTTCGAAAACTAGACTGCGGGTCGTGACGGCCAAGGCTTCAAGCCAGCCCGATGAGTGA
- a CDS encoding polyprenyl synthetase family protein: MINDNAVPTAVQMLYAPIQDHLDATESVLKRELHSKSPFVDDLLQYGGKLGGKRLRPALLLLTATATGDVTSDHHTLAAVLEMIHTATLVHDDVLDEADMRRHLATVNARWNNESSVLLGDYLFSHAFFLASTLDSTYACRRIGRSTNIVCEGELRQIGNRGNHALSEEEYYAIINGKTAELCACACHLGARYALASTALVEGMERFGRHLGMAFQISDDLLDLTGDEGDTGKSLGTDLEKQKPTLPIIRLYARLTGSDRDRLVSLLESSKTEHRANLRSWLDQSGVLDEARQTADQFATKASKELEQLPPSLAQTVLNEIASYVVNRKS; encoded by the coding sequence GTGATTAACGACAACGCCGTACCGACAGCAGTCCAAATGCTTTACGCCCCGATCCAAGACCATCTGGACGCCACCGAGTCGGTGCTAAAAAGAGAACTCCACAGCAAATCACCCTTTGTCGATGACTTGCTGCAGTATGGCGGAAAACTCGGCGGTAAACGACTGAGACCCGCGCTGTTACTACTGACAGCGACGGCCACCGGTGATGTGACGTCCGATCATCACACCTTGGCCGCCGTGTTAGAGATGATCCATACCGCCACGTTGGTACACGACGACGTGCTGGACGAGGCCGATATGAGACGGCATCTCGCGACCGTGAACGCTCGCTGGAACAATGAATCGAGCGTTCTGTTGGGCGATTATCTTTTTAGTCACGCCTTTTTCTTGGCAAGTACCCTCGACAGTACTTACGCCTGCCGTCGCATCGGACGCAGCACGAACATTGTCTGCGAGGGAGAACTCCGCCAAATCGGGAATCGGGGCAACCACGCGCTCAGCGAGGAGGAGTACTACGCGATCATCAACGGAAAAACGGCCGAATTGTGTGCTTGCGCCTGCCACCTGGGAGCGAGATACGCGTTGGCGAGTACAGCACTGGTTGAAGGGATGGAGCGATTCGGTAGGCATCTGGGCATGGCCTTCCAAATATCGGACGATCTGCTTGATCTGACCGGCGACGAAGGCGACACCGGGAAGTCTTTGGGAACCGATTTAGAAAAGCAAAAGCCGACTCTGCCGATCATTCGGCTCTACGCGAGGCTGACCGGCTCCGACCGAGATCGGCTCGTTTCGTTGCTCGAATCGAGCAAAACCGAGCACCGTGCCAACCTACGAAGCTGGTTGGATCAGAGCGGCGTACTCGACGAAGCTCGTCAAACTGCCGACCAGTTTGCCACCAAAGCGAGTAAGGAGTTGGAACAATTGCCGCCTTCGCTTGCTCAAACCGTGCTCAATGAGATCGCAAGCTACGTCGTAAACCGCAAAAGTTAG
- a CDS encoding glycosyltransferase family 4 protein: protein MKLAILHYHLNRGGVTQVVANQLRALALAANSKLTEVTIFYGGRRTGWSDELPAQLGPMRLSLVEVPALEYDNQRVSGDLVSELQVALQRESLTAENCLVHVHNHALGKNGQLPSAITALATLGYRQLLQIHDFAEDFRPQDYQRLVETLSSNSSSVNEAMYPQAPQIHYATLNRRDHQLLTQAGIDLSRVHYLPNPVSKFPELPPRGRSREQLKQVFGVPTDRRFVLYPVRAIRRKNLGELLLWSAATPSTTYGVTLDPLNPMETPLFKVWRDLIDRLQLPVITGLGEANGLPFLENVAAADAFITTSVTEGFGMVFLESWLAGCPLIGRDLPEITADFHEAGMRFDAMAKRIDIPLSWLDDFDKLQADYRTAVNRVLNSFACPELSLKQTTAAFSQFIQSDCIDFACLDPDRQIRIITQVQQSAEQRKQFLKRNPVIDNSTNYDRLQCRGMIEENAKQAIDYSFENSGQRLWQIYEKLWRTRADEVTTLPGADSILANLLAPERLKLIRLKT from the coding sequence ATGAAACTCGCTATTCTGCACTATCACTTGAACCGTGGAGGAGTGACCCAAGTCGTGGCCAACCAGCTGCGAGCCCTTGCGTTAGCGGCCAATTCCAAACTGACCGAAGTCACGATTTTCTACGGGGGCCGACGCACGGGCTGGTCGGATGAACTCCCAGCTCAACTGGGACCGATGCGACTCTCGCTCGTCGAGGTTCCAGCATTGGAGTACGACAATCAGCGTGTTTCAGGTGATCTGGTATCAGAATTACAAGTCGCCCTGCAACGCGAATCGCTGACAGCCGAAAACTGCCTTGTGCACGTCCACAATCACGCCCTGGGAAAAAACGGCCAACTGCCCTCGGCCATCACCGCTCTCGCAACGCTCGGCTACCGCCAACTATTGCAGATCCACGACTTTGCGGAGGATTTTCGTCCCCAAGATTATCAGCGTCTGGTGGAGACCCTTTCCTCGAATAGCTCCTCGGTGAACGAGGCCATGTACCCGCAAGCCCCTCAAATCCATTACGCCACCTTAAATCGACGAGACCACCAACTACTCACTCAAGCGGGAATTGATTTGAGCCGCGTGCATTACTTACCGAATCCGGTGAGCAAGTTCCCGGAACTTCCACCTCGCGGCCGCTCACGCGAGCAGCTGAAGCAGGTTTTTGGCGTGCCCACCGACCGACGTTTCGTGCTTTATCCGGTGCGCGCAATTCGTCGCAAAAACTTGGGAGAATTACTCCTTTGGTCCGCAGCCACCCCATCAACCACCTACGGCGTGACGCTAGACCCCCTGAATCCAATGGAGACTCCTCTTTTCAAAGTATGGCGTGATTTAATTGACCGCTTGCAACTCCCAGTGATCACTGGCTTGGGCGAAGCCAACGGACTGCCGTTTTTAGAAAACGTTGCAGCAGCTGACGCGTTCATCACCACAAGCGTCACGGAAGGTTTTGGCATGGTATTCCTTGAGAGTTGGCTGGCAGGCTGTCCTCTGATCGGACGCGACTTGCCCGAAATCACGGCCGACTTTCACGAAGCGGGGATGCGATTTGATGCGATGGCGAAACGAATCGATATCCCACTCAGTTGGCTCGATGATTTCGATAAATTACAGGCAGACTACCGCACGGCCGTTAATCGAGTTTTGAATTCTTTTGCCTGCCCTGAGTTATCGCTAAAACAAACGACGGCAGCGTTTTCCCAATTCATTCAAAGCGATTGTATCGACTTCGCCTGCCTGGATCCTGACCGTCAGATTCGAATCATCACACAAGTCCAACAATCCGCTGAACAACGGAAGCAGTTTCTCAAGCGAAATCCAGTAATCGACAATTCAACCAATTACGACCGACTTCAATGTCGAGGTATGATTGAGGAAAATGCGAAGCAAGCGATCGACTATTCCTTCGAAAATTCCGGCCAGCGTTTATGGCAGATCTACGAAAAACTTTGGCGTACCAGAGCTGACGAAGTAACAACGTTACCGGGCGCGGATTCCATACTTGCAAATCTGCTCGCACCCGAACGTCTCAAACTAATTCGACTCAAAACATGA
- a CDS encoding response regulator, with protein sequence MKVFTTGQVAKICKVAPRTVSKWFDSGRLKGYRIPGSQDRRIPREYLIKFLKEHGMPLGDLEDEAMAKVLIVAQDQVLIENLRRELPPEKSFRVAVAASGFEAGIQAESFHPDCIIVDFSIGKVEALQICQNLRRNSDFAKTILIALLPDDGSSMSFDRSSINETFKKPFDAALLAERLRTLIGAKKELV encoded by the coding sequence ATGAAGGTCTTCACTACTGGTCAGGTCGCAAAGATCTGCAAAGTGGCCCCGCGCACTGTCAGTAAATGGTTCGACTCGGGCCGGTTAAAGGGTTACCGGATCCCAGGATCCCAAGACCGACGCATCCCGCGCGAGTATTTGATCAAATTTCTGAAAGAGCACGGCATGCCCCTTGGTGACCTCGAAGATGAGGCTATGGCCAAGGTACTTATCGTCGCTCAAGATCAGGTACTCATTGAGAACCTGCGACGGGAGCTTCCGCCCGAAAAGTCATTCCGTGTCGCAGTCGCAGCAAGCGGTTTCGAAGCAGGCATTCAAGCCGAAAGCTTCCACCCCGATTGCATAATCGTTGACTTCTCGATCGGTAAAGTCGAAGCACTTCAAATCTGCCAGAATCTTCGTCGCAATAGCGACTTTGCAAAGACGATCTTGATCGCTTTGCTACCGGATGATGGTAGTTCGATGAGTTTCGATCGTTCGAGTATCAACGAGACGTTCAAGAAGCCGTTTGATGCGGCATTATTGGCGGAAAGACTGCGCACACTGATTGGTGCGAAAAAGGAGCTTGTCTAG
- a CDS encoding PEP-CTERM sorting domain-containing protein — translation MRFQKAKYLLGPCLLLICAIQAKAGVQYEIGDVNVTPSGASFVVFATPDISLNFFQYNTSLQFTNFQGGLASFDYDFDTSMLDPNTVEDPTATTPNPANIVSGNQITFSAINLPGLHAVGGAATDLIKVDIDVAGGFTAGSSFDVSFSNPNSYDSTSISGNSGTNAGTQSGSTTIAAVPEPSAFLLIGLVGMIAGGVNWFRRRNTVE, via the coding sequence ATGAGATTTCAAAAAGCAAAATACCTGTTAGGTCCCTGCCTGCTCCTCATCTGTGCGATACAGGCCAAAGCTGGTGTGCAATACGAGATTGGGGACGTGAACGTGACCCCGTCTGGTGCGTCATTCGTCGTCTTTGCAACACCTGACATATCTCTCAATTTCTTTCAATACAACACATCGCTCCAATTCACGAACTTCCAAGGTGGTCTGGCATCGTTTGACTATGACTTCGACACTTCCATGCTCGACCCAAACACAGTGGAAGATCCCACCGCGACGACGCCCAATCCGGCAAACATCGTCAGCGGAAACCAAATCACCTTTTCCGCAATTAACCTACCAGGCCTTCATGCTGTCGGTGGTGCGGCGACGGATTTGATCAAAGTCGACATCGACGTGGCTGGTGGTTTCACAGCCGGATCGTCCTTCGACGTTTCGTTCAGCAACCCCAACAGCTACGACTCAACCTCCATCTCAGGTAATTCTGGAACAAACGCAGGAACGCAAAGTGGATCGACGACGATTGCGGCTGTGCCCGAACCTTCCGCCTTTTTGCTGATCGGTCTTGTTGGCATGATCGCAGGTGGCGTCAACTGGTTCCGCCGTCGCAATACGGTCGAATAA
- a CDS encoding DUF1080 domain-containing protein, whose translation MNRYVLSLLLVLYVSAVAVADDEAKTNIAAAPTAAAPVDNLVLFDGKSLKGWRIIKTFDFKDHGPVQVKNGIITLGKGKPATGISWKGEFPRSNYEVSLQAKRTAGDDFFCGLTFPIKKEYCSLIVGGWGGQVVGLSNLDDFSAIENETTQVVEFEKDKWYPIRLLVRDDRITIHINKKKVIDIDTNHKFSIWWEQDPVTPLGIVTWNTAGSIKDLKIKRVTKTGLK comes from the coding sequence ATGAATCGCTATGTTCTCTCTCTCTTGCTCGTCCTTTACGTCTCCGCTGTTGCAGTCGCTGATGATGAAGCCAAGACAAATATCGCCGCCGCGCCAACCGCAGCGGCCCCCGTCGACAACCTCGTCCTATTCGACGGTAAATCACTCAAAGGATGGCGCATCATCAAGACCTTCGATTTTAAGGATCACGGTCCCGTCCAAGTAAAAAATGGAATTATCACACTTGGCAAGGGAAAACCAGCAACGGGAATTTCCTGGAAAGGCGAGTTTCCGCGTTCCAACTACGAGGTCTCTCTGCAGGCCAAACGAACCGCAGGCGACGACTTCTTTTGCGGGCTCACTTTTCCAATCAAGAAAGAATACTGCTCACTTATCGTGGGTGGCTGGGGAGGACAAGTCGTCGGACTTTCAAACCTTGATGACTTTTCTGCAATCGAAAACGAAACAACGCAGGTGGTTGAGTTTGAAAAAGACAAATGGTATCCGATTCGATTACTGGTCAGAGACGATCGAATTACGATTCATATCAATAAAAAAAAGGTCATCGACATCGACACCAATCATAAGTTCTCAATTTGGTGGGAGCAGGATCCAGTCACGCCACTGGGAATTGTGACTTGGAATACGGCGGGAAGTATCAAGGACCTCAAGATTAAACGTGTGACCAAAACCGGCCTCAAGTAA